The nucleotide sequence AGTTACAGGGAAGCTGCAGCGCAAGGCGGGCCGTCAATACGGAGGTTAATTGTGGGGACTTTGCCTTGGGTGGAGAAACCGGATGCACTAACGACAACATGCTGACTGACCTTTTGTTTGCTTGCTTTATTTATTTCATGCcatgtaggtaaggtaggtacagtaGTAGGTAGTATTAGTATGTAGCAAGTTTATAGTATCATGGAACCCAGAATGCGCTTGGTCACTCCTCCTTGCGCCAAGAACTCATCAATCTTGCTCTCCCGAAAGAGAATAAAGTCAAATCCCTTTGGCAAGTCCTCTCCGAGAGTACTTATACTATCGAGTCGATAAGGCTTCTTTTCCTGAGTCCCTCCCCGTCTTTGAATGGTACAATCGTTGTTGATATGGAAATCAACCTTCTGATTGCCAACCCACCAGTTGACATCCGACCCCACCAGGTAACCATCCCCATGGATTGGGATTTCGTATTTTAGGATCCGAACAAAACAATGCTCGGGTTGCCCCTTAGCGGCGGCGATACCGGTTTGTAGCGCTACCAAAGTGAGAAGTTTGAAGGGCTTTGCAAGATGCATGATTGCGAGATTGTAGGACAAAAATAGAATATTCGAGTTGAATAAAATGTAAATTAAAAATGTCAAATACAGTGAACTTGTGACGACAGAACAATTGCCAGATTCTCCTTTGTATATCGTGAGCCTAAGTAGCGGGCTTGAATTTTAACAACTTTTTATATGGTCTTTCAAAAGATTCTTTTCAAACACACTCGTGTAATACACTTTGCAGGCATTAACTGATATAGTAGTTTTGCAGGGCATGTCCCATCACATACACCAACCAGTAAGTATTGCAATTTTTATTCATGTGAAGTCACATGAATGGCTCTGTCAATCCGAACACTTCACTATAGGAATATTTACAGTTCACATTCGGACATCGTCGTCGCCGATGCAGGACGTCCATTTAGATTAATCATCTTAGCCACGCTTACCTGGGCGGGCGCTCCCGTAATTATACTGCGACCAAAAGTGAGCTACGGCACGTGAGTTTCTACACTACCAGTTTCTTCATTGAATCCTGATTGTAATTAGATGCTATCCGATTGCGGAATGGGCCCGCAACGCATCTGTACAACTCACACAGCACtgtaaaaaaagagaacgAATTTGGATGATGCCGGTTGTAAACCCGACATCACTCGTCGAATCATGTGGTTACTGTATCCATGTGTGGTAGTGGGTGAAGATGCAAAAAGGTCTCTCGCCTGACGCTCGCCACGGAAAACTGCGGCTTGGGCAAAGTTCGTTCCTGCATCGGCGACGGGATGAGGGAGGTCCAATCAGATAAATTGATCAGCGACCGTTCCTTACCTATCTGGGCGCGCTCCCCTACTGACATCATCAAATAGGACTGACTGGTCCAACTCATTTACTACCATCAAAGTCTGACTTCTTTTTGAGCATAATTACAACTCGTAATCCATAGCGTTTGGACTAATAACACACTGTATTTTCACATCCAGGTCATCAAGATGAAGAGAGTAAGCCTACCCTTCGAAATAAAACGTGAacaggaggaaaaaaaagagaaccaGAAGTTAAAAGTGTATGTCTCGCAGGTTCACTTTGTTGCCCATGGCGGGGCAGTCCAGGGTAGGTTGTGATGCAATGATAAGAGCTTGGGGCTGTCATCCCAGTGtttgccttttcttttctcgatAAATATCTCTAACTAACATCGTCGGGCTTTGAAAATCCAGGAGTCGGATTCCGGTAAGTTtctacaagaaaaaaaaaggcgcacATAGTATCCGCCAGCTGTTCCAGAAAGCCGACGTTGACGACAACCAAACGTGAAAGCTTCTTCACACAGAAACGAGCAAACGAGCAAGGCATCACGGGCTGGGTAAAGAATATCCCAAACAACAAGGTGAGTGTAGGACCTCTCTAACTGCAGTGAAACTGATGCATAATGGCCTTTTAATACTCCCAATAACATCTTACGTGCAATTATCTAACAAGCAGTTCAACACCCCGTACAGGTAGAAGGTGAAGCCCAAGGGGACGAGCAAACACTGGATGCGTTTCTCAAGGACGTCGACAAGGGACCCAAAGGTGCACACGTCGTGAAGCTTGACAAGGAGGATCGCGACGTGGTCCAGGGCGAGACTGGCTTTGAGGTCCACCGTTGAGACCAGCATCAGGCGTTACCAAAAGATGCCAACGTCGGTGTGGAGTCTGGTACGAACAAGAGTTGATGGCTCAGCATTTTGATTCGTGTTTCTAGATTCTCTAGCTTTAATGATCAAGCCGAACAGCCGCCGTCTAGTCTAGTAGTAGTGAAACAAAAAGACCAGAATACCACCCCAGTGAACCGGTTCTTGTATACAATGCCCACTTTTATTCACGTGTTAGCACATATCCGACAAGCAGACTCGAAAAGGAGAGAGCGGGAATTCAAACGACCGACACCAAGACGAGCCGGCAAACCGGCTATACAAGCCAGGCTCAGGCAAAATCCTATCAAAACAAACCCAATAGATACTCCTAAACTCCATGCCCCATCATTATTATCCCAAGAagaaagacgaaaaaaaaatgtataTATACAAGAAACAGCTGGCACACGAgcacgaaatactcgctcgcaAGCAGAGGGGAAAATAAAACAATGCTGATATCCAACAAGCAGGCAAATCAGGCTTCTTAACCGTTTACCGGTCAAGCTTCTCAAGCTCCCGCTTATCAACCGTACTAATAAACGCATGCTTGAGGAAGCGAAGCCATACTTTGTTGTGTTTCTTgtgcttcttcttgttcttgtccttcttgttcttcttgcccttcttcATAGTTTGCTCAACGACGGTCTCGTTGCCGTATTCAGTGCCTTCATCGTCCAAAACAACGTACCAGTCCGAATCGAAGTCACCGCCGTCCTCGAGACTAAGTGCATCAGCCTCAATGTCGAGGGATTTGCCTCTTTGTTCTCTCTTCCCCATGCGGTATGCCAACTTGAGGAAGCTTGGCACTGTGAGGTCGGTGATCTTGAGGACTTTGTCTGTTGAGGTGTTGTACTCTACCTCAAACATAAACTCTCCCGGGGGTTTCTTGGATGGTTTGTTCCCGGGTTTACCACTCCGCCACTTCGCAGCCTCGACTTCGGACTCGTCATCGACCTGTTCATTGTTGATGCGAGTCAAGTTGGCAAACCACTGCTCGTACCGAAGCAAAGTGAAAGGCTGTGGTGAGTATGCAGGGCCCGGGGGTGATGTCTTTGCCGGCGGTTCAGGTTTGATCAAGTTGGGATCCTTGGGCTTCGGCTTATCCTTTCggccctttttctttttcttcttctcgatCTCGGCTAGAATGTGCTTCATAGACTCCCGGTCGGTAATATCTATTATCTCGGCGGCTGAAGCTGTTCGATCAACCACAGGACCGGTCCAGATAGCTGCAGTTTCCAGGCCGCTTGTGTTGTACTCGTAGATTCGAAAGCTGGGGTAGAAGTTGGGTACTATGCTCCCACCCACCATCGTTGCCGAGTACCGCTCACCCCAGGGACCGCCCAGGTTCTCgtgcttctttttctttttgagaGCCAATGTCGATGGCTCACCAGCGATCTGGCCAGCTGACCTAGGCAGCTTGGACCACCTGTCCCGCATTTCTTTCAGGTAGTCTGTGGCGCCCATGACGGTGAGCTCATCGTCCAGGTTCTCACGCAAACCGCCGTCCAAAATGCCATTGTCGAGCAGGTGCAAGTCGACTTCCTGGGAGTCCTGA is from Pyricularia oryzae 70-15 chromosome 2, whole genome shotgun sequence and encodes:
- a CDS encoding acylphosphatase; its protein translation is MKRVHFVAHGGAVQGVGFRFFTQKRANEQGITGWVKNIPNNKVEGEAQGDEQTLDAFLKDVDKGPKGAHVVKLDKEDRDVVQGETGFEVHR
- a CDS encoding endopolyphosphatase, which translates into the protein MRRPGILFVLGLLCDAVIASIGPDSGLEVQHVLKDPHGYALEAPPHRPLHGRFLHITDFHPDTFYKLHTSTDEDIACHRGEGNAGYYGAEMSDCDTPVSLVNATFDWLDKYWKDKIDFIVWTGDSARHDSDEEIPRNAKQVLGTNRMIANKFTDLLYNESTRALSIPVVPTFGNNDILPHNIMLPGPNRWLQDYSNIWTNFIPEEQRHSFELGGYFYVEVIPNKLAVFSLNTLYFFDRNAAVDDCINPSEPGYKQLEWLRVQLHFMRQRGMKAIMIGHVPPARTDSKMLWDESCWQKYTLWMQQYRDVVTAGIYGHMNIDHFMLQDSQEVDLHLLDNGILDGGLRENLDDELTVMGATDYLKEMRDRWSKLPRSAGQIAGEPSTLALKKKKKHENLGGPWGERYSATMVGGSIVPNFYPSFRIYEYNTSGLETAAIWTGPVVDRTASAAEIIDITDRESMKHILAEIEKKKKKKGRKDKPKPKDPNLIKPEPPAKTSPPGPAYSPQPFTLLRYEQWFANLTRINNEQVDDESEVEAAKWRSGKPGNKPSKKPPGEFMFEVEYNTSTDKVLKITDLTVPSFLKLAYRMGKREQRGKSLDIEADALSLEDGGDFDSDWYVVLDDEGTEYGNETVVEQTMKKGKKNKKDKNKKKHKKHNKVWLRFLKHAFISTVDKRELEKLDR